A region of Moorena producens PAL-8-15-08-1 DNA encodes the following proteins:
- a CDS encoding YbjN domain-containing protein: MKNPTSEEQLQQTLRNHLETWAKENLPEFDELNEDISPETLEEITKSLEKLAETEFNSITQDATGEFINAIETTFQEWAKIAREELKSDSVSNHIYQTVIDFFKAEEWPFLEEEDESILYMNFKGENGEWSCLAKVKEEENQFIFYSLYPEAVPEEKRQGIAEFITRANYGTILGNFELDFDDGEIRYKTSIDVEGDSLSFALIQQMVYANVMMMDEYLPGIMAVIESEVEVKEAILQIEG, from the coding sequence ATGAAAAATCCTACCTCCGAAGAACAACTCCAACAAACCCTCCGCAACCACCTCGAAACCTGGGCAAAAGAAAACCTACCCGAATTTGATGAACTCAACGAAGATATTTCCCCTGAAACTCTGGAAGAAATCACCAAATCTCTTGAGAAACTAGCAGAAACAGAATTCAATAGCATTACCCAAGATGCCACAGGCGAATTCATTAATGCTATTGAAACTACCTTCCAAGAATGGGCAAAAATTGCTCGTGAAGAACTTAAATCAGACAGTGTCAGTAACCATATTTATCAAACTGTAATCGACTTCTTCAAAGCAGAAGAATGGCCTTTCCTAGAAGAAGAGGATGAGTCTATTCTGTACATGAACTTCAAAGGTGAAAATGGGGAGTGGTCTTGCCTTGCTAAAGTCAAAGAAGAAGAAAATCAGTTTATCTTTTATTCCCTTTATCCCGAAGCAGTTCCCGAAGAGAAACGCCAAGGGATCGCCGAATTTATTACCCGTGCTAACTACGGTACAATTCTTGGTAATTTTGAACTAGACTTCGATGATGGCGAAATCCGCTACAAAACCAGCATTGATGTAGAAGGCGACAGCCTTAGTTTTGCCTTAATTCAACAGATGGTTTACGCCAACGTGATGATGATGGATGAATATTTACCAGGAATTATGGCAGTTATTGAATCAGAGGTGGAGGTGAAAGAAGCGATTTTACAGATTGAGGGTTAA
- a CDS encoding XisI protein, whose amino-acid sequence MEKLENYRLIIRQLLTNHATLEANNPNSEIECQLIFDTEHDHYQLLDIGWDGLKRIYNCFIHLDIKDGNVWIQRNMTEADLAQYLVDMGIPKEDIILGLHPSYKRPYTGYGVA is encoded by the coding sequence ATGGAAAAACTAGAAAATTACCGATTAATCATCCGCCAGCTATTAACTAATCATGCCACCTTAGAAGCGAATAATCCAAATTCCGAGATAGAGTGTCAACTTATTTTTGACACAGAACATGACCATTATCAACTTTTAGATATCGGCTGGGATGGACTCAAACGAATTTACAACTGTTTCATCCATTTAGATATCAAAGATGGAAACGTTTGGATTCAGCGAAACATGACAGAAGCTGATTTGGCGCAATATTTAGTTGACATGGGTATACCAAAAGAAGATATTATTCTCGGTTTACATCCGAGTTATAAACGTCCATACACAGGCTACGGAGTGGCTTAG
- a CDS encoding type II toxin-antitoxin system YoeB family toxin — MGSRRIDLEHRLVYRVGSSQIDFLACRYHYE, encoded by the coding sequence ATTGGATCACGGCGCATTGATTTGGAACATCGGCTGGTTTATCGGGTGGGAAGTAGTCAGATTGATTTTCTGGCTTGTCGGTATCATTATGAGTGA
- a CDS encoding type II toxin-antitoxin system Phd/YefM family antitoxin: protein MFDYEITSPTDARNNFFKLLDIVSQNNQVYIINRRDAENVALITESDLRSLVETVYLLRNSTNAIRLLDAIEESKTGKIKPQTIEELYSELGIEQEEEEKG, encoded by the coding sequence ATGTTTGATTACGAAATCACATCTCCAACGGATGCTAGAAATAACTTCTTTAAGTTGTTGGATATAGTTTCACAAAATAATCAGGTATATATCATCAATCGTCGTGATGCTGAGAATGTTGCTTTGATTACAGAATCGGATTTGAGGAGTTTAGTAGAGACGGTTTATCTCTTAAGAAACTCTACTAATGCAATTCGCCTGCTGGATGCAATTGAGGAGTCTAAGACTGGAAAAATAAAACCTCAAACCATTGAAGAACTTTACTCTGAGTTGGGAATTGAGCAAGAAGAAGAAGAAAAAGGCTGA
- a CDS encoding type I restriction endonuclease, protein MSRLLAIEKTISSFQALHERLGLCRATDESFFSEWQVSSIEILDDDKSFLDRLRQRYHYYYNAGLLTEGTVLLSIVAPLLERLEFHEPPFFVQSEVPISLEVEEHNEVYRGRIDVLVIRDLVWILTVEAKRSKFAADIALPQCLAYMSAAPRQLSFGMVTNGSDFIFCKLKDKVYDFSDAFSLLSRQNKLYEVATILKKLKTNKFSDN, encoded by the coding sequence ATGAGTAGACTACTGGCAATAGAGAAAACGATTTCAAGCTTTCAAGCATTACATGAGCGCTTGGGGTTATGTCGCGCCACTGATGAATCGTTTTTTTCAGAATGGCAGGTATCCTCTATTGAGATATTAGATGATGATAAATCTTTTCTGGACCGTCTCCGGCAGCGATATCATTATTACTACAATGCTGGTCTCTTAACTGAAGGAACGGTACTTTTATCTATTGTTGCACCACTGCTGGAGCGGTTGGAATTTCATGAGCCTCCGTTTTTTGTACAATCTGAGGTTCCTATCAGTCTGGAGGTGGAAGAACATAATGAAGTTTATCGAGGTCGGATAGATGTATTGGTGATTCGCGATCTTGTTTGGATACTGACTGTAGAAGCTAAACGATCTAAGTTTGCGGCGGATATTGCTTTACCACAGTGTTTAGCCTATATGAGTGCTGCACCACGACAACTAAGCTTTGGCATGGTAACAAATGGCAGCGATTTTATCTTCTGCAAGTTGAAGGATAAAGTATACGATTTTTCTGATGCGTTTTCATTATTGTCTCGGCAAAATAAGCTCTACGAGGTTGCGACTATTCTCAAGAAGTTAAAAACCAACAAATTTTCCGACAACTAG
- a CDS encoding DUF433 domain-containing protein, whose amino-acid sequence MTIKQLETQLLALSPTEKTEAIHLLAHSLNQNWRGITKTRNVCGGDACIAGTRIPVWVLVNARNLGISESQLLYDYPTLTAIDLANAWIYAQINPEEVATAIQ is encoded by the coding sequence ATGACTATCAAACAACTAGAAACCCAATTACTTGCTCTATCTCCCACAGAGAAAACAGAAGCAATTCACCTTTTAGCCCATAGTTTGAACCAAAACTGGCGTGGAATAACCAAAACCAGAAACGTTTGTGGTGGTGATGCTTGTATTGCTGGAACTCGTATTCCTGTTTGGGTATTGGTAAATGCCCGTAATCTAGGCATTAGCGAGTCTCAACTACTCTATGACTATCCTACATTAACAGCAATTGATTTAGCGAATGCTTGGATCTATGCCCAAATTAATCCTGAGGAAGTTGCCACTGCCATCCAATAA
- a CDS encoding DUF433 domain-containing protein, whose translation MVQVTDYLYVVRDDQILNNEPIIKGTRTPVRAVVETWRMGVPPEEIPIGMPHLTLAQVFGALTYYSDHQDEINQYIEQNKIPDEFIEPLVQGL comes from the coding sequence ATGGTTCAGGTTACTGATTACCTGTACGTTGTTCGAGATGACCAGATTCTCAATAATGAACCGATCATTAAGGGGACTCGAACTCCTGTGAGGGCAGTTGTTGAAACGTGGCGTATGGGAGTTCCTCCGGAAGAAATTCCCATAGGAATGCCTCATCTGACACTGGCTCAGGTGTTTGGTGCTTTGACATATTACAGTGATCACCAAGATGAAATCAATCAATACATTGAACAAAATAAAATTCCAGATGAATTCATAGAGCCACTGGTTCAAGGGCTGTGA
- a CDS encoding element excision factor XisI family protein — MGKSSPCIWTIVHGSIRDGKIWIHYDGIEDGITDELVASGVPKDRIVIGFHPPEICEHTGYGVA, encoded by the coding sequence CTGGGAAAATCATCGCCGTGTATATGGACGATTGTTCATGGTTCAATCCGCGATGGTAAAATCTGGATTCACTACGACGGTATTGAAGATGGGATCACGGATGAATTGGTTGCTTCAGGAGTACCGAAGGATAGGATTGTTATTGGTTTTCATCCCCCCGAGATTTGTGAACATACTGGGTATGGGGTTGCATAG
- a CDS encoding XisH family protein, translated as MRDVFHNAVRHGLEKDGWTITDDPLRIRSGRVDMQIDLGAERLLAATRGNEKIAVEIKSFTNPSNISEFHTALGQFLNYQVALEQEKPEFKLFLAIPVGAFRIFFSLPFVQTVVKRFQLSLLVYDPSEEVILEWKK; from the coding sequence ATGAGAGACGTATTTCATAATGCTGTAAGGCACGGACTAGAAAAAGATGGCTGGACAATTACCGATGATCCTCTCAGGATTCGGTCTGGCCGAGTTGATATGCAAATAGATTTGGGAGCTGAGAGGTTACTGGCAGCAACAAGAGGAAATGAAAAAATTGCTGTTGAGATTAAAAGCTTCACCAATCCATCTAATATTTCTGAATTCCACACTGCTTTGGGGCAATTTTTAAATTACCAAGTTGCTTTAGAACAAGAGAAACCTGAGTTCAAACTGTTTTTGGCAATACCTGTTGGGGCATTCAGGATTTTCTTTAGTCTACCATTTGTGCAAACAGTAGTTAAGCGTTTTCAGCTCAGTCTCTTGGTTTATGATCCATCTGAAGAGGTTATTTTAGAATGGAAAAAATAA
- a CDS encoding XisI protein — MEKIIQYRQYIKQLLSDYASKSPSDEDVEAALIFDSDHDHYQVVYTGWKNRIPMYGCVLHFSIKNAKIWIHHDGTEIGFANELVKLGVPKTDIVLAFQEPAVRQYTDFAVN; from the coding sequence ATGGAAAAAATAATCCAGTATCGCCAATACATTAAACAACTTCTGAGTGATTATGCCAGTAAAAGCCCATCTGATGAAGATGTTGAAGCTGCCTTAATATTTGACTCAGACCACGACCATTACCAAGTTGTCTATACTGGCTGGAAGAATCGCATACCCATGTATGGTTGTGTTCTACATTTCAGCATCAAAAATGCCAAAATTTGGATACATCATGATGGAACTGAAATTGGTTTTGCTAACGAACTTGTCAAATTGGGAGTACCAAAGACTGATATTGTACTAGCATTTCAAGAACCTGCTGTACGTCAATATACTGACTTTGCAGTGAATTAG
- a CDS encoding XisI protein: protein MTYGHAGRVRNHFMLLDEGWENHRRVYGTIVHGSIRDGKIWIHYDGIEDGITDELVASGVPKDRIVLAFHPPEIREHTGYGVA from the coding sequence TTGACCTACGGTCACGCGGGGCGCGTTCGCAATCATTTTATGCTGCTCGATGAAGGCTGGGAAAATCATCGCCGTGTATATGGTACCATTGTTCATGGTTCAATCCGCGATGGTAAAATTTGGATTCACTACGACGGTATTGAAGATGGGATCACGGATGAATTGGTTGCTTCAGGAGTACCGAAGGATAGAATTGTTCTTGCTTTTCATCCCCCTGAGATTCGTGAACATACTGGGTATGGGGTTGCATAG
- a CDS encoding YbjN domain-containing protein — protein sequence MNDYTENFPLDKELTLSDSSNPLTIPTTSLSLTKQNDQIIECRLTFHVTPELYHRIDTEKLFNLKAEVRAPMNGGKFLPSGDIQIETTLQPDLLPQLLEKASTAEEAANYLLDLCQQPENPLTNKLLNTESWLCLSVKQQQPNGEVGYNTFWNYLNPSTINHPEATSEELSEGIVNFFQEWTQANLAEATQNATSEFLEGITSIFNELVDEKFSDIEEDTSTKQSIFTAIVNFFESDEWQFVKIPETSALRLLFRGENGQWTCYAQAREEQRQFVFYSMCPVKAPENKHLAITEFITRANYGMIMGNFEFDLEDGEIRYKTSIDVQDENLSFALIKPIVYANVMTMDEYLPGIIAVIESEVEVKEAILRIES from the coding sequence ATGAATGATTATACTGAAAACTTCCCTTTAGACAAAGAGTTAACCTTAAGCGACTCCTCCAATCCCTTAACCATTCCCACAACTTCCCTATCCCTCACCAAACAAAACGACCAAATCATCGAATGTCGTCTTACCTTCCACGTAACCCCTGAACTTTACCACCGCATCGATACCGAAAAACTATTCAACCTCAAAGCAGAAGTACGGGCACCCATGAATGGTGGTAAATTTCTCCCCAGTGGTGACATCCAAATTGAAACCACTCTCCAACCGGATTTACTGCCACAGCTATTAGAAAAGGCTTCCACCGCAGAAGAAGCTGCTAACTACCTGCTTGACCTTTGTCAACAACCCGAAAACCCCTTAACAAACAAACTACTCAACACCGAAAGCTGGCTATGCTTATCGGTAAAACAGCAACAACCCAACGGTGAAGTCGGTTATAACACCTTCTGGAACTACCTTAATCCTTCCACCATTAACCACCCAGAAGCTACCAGCGAAGAACTTTCAGAAGGAATTGTTAACTTTTTCCAAGAATGGACCCAAGCCAATTTAGCTGAAGCTACCCAAAACGCTACCTCTGAATTTCTTGAGGGAATTACCAGCATTTTCAACGAATTAGTTGATGAAAAATTCTCCGACATAGAAGAAGATACCAGCACAAAGCAATCAATCTTTACCGCAATAGTTAACTTTTTTGAATCAGACGAATGGCAATTTGTCAAGATACCAGAAACATCAGCCTTGCGTCTTTTATTCCGGGGTGAAAATGGACAATGGACTTGCTACGCCCAAGCCAGAGAAGAACAAAGACAATTCGTTTTTTATTCAATGTGCCCCGTTAAGGCTCCAGAAAACAAGCACCTAGCTATCACAGAATTCATCACTCGCGCCAACTATGGCATGATTATGGGTAACTTTGAATTCGATTTAGAGGATGGAGAAATCCGCTACAAAACCAGCATTGATGTACAAGATGAGAATCTTAGTTTTGCTTTAATTAAACCAATAGTTTATGCTAACGTGATGACAATGGATGAATATTTACCAGGAATTATCGCAGTTATTGAATCAGAGGTGGAAGTCAAAGAAGCGATTTTGCGGATTGAGAGTTAA
- a CDS encoding UPF0175 family protein → MCSRRNRTGFKPNTTLGQELCLSAAMKLYELGKLSSGAAAQLAGIERVVFLSKLRDYGINTFRLTEAELTEDLGNA, encoded by the coding sequence ATGTGTTCCAGAAGAAACCGCACAGGCTTTAAACCTAACACCACACTAGGACAAGAATTATGTTTAAGTGCTGCGATGAAACTTTATGAATTAGGTAAACTTTCCTCTGGTGCTGCTGCTCAACTAGCTGGTATTGAGCGAGTAGTTTTTTTATCTAAGTTGAGGGACTATGGTATCAACACTTTCAGATTAACAGAAGCAGAATTAACAGAGGATTTAGGAAATGCCTAA
- a CDS encoding GerMN domain-containing protein, translating to MSSILLAYLSLNACNEKGTPPPDTSTSSPSPIIEVETSPTPTQTQTTPKQRNVKVFFPKQPQSNQDFSYVEPVARSTTSRAVATFAIEQLIIGPTTAETKIGFTEALQLKGSSNCGKDFTLSIAAETATLKFCRAIPSPGVGYDARATSAIESTLKQFSTIKSVVILNKEGNCVGDLSGENLCKK from the coding sequence TTGAGTAGCATACTCTTGGCATACTTGAGTCTCAATGCTTGTAACGAAAAAGGGACACCACCACCGGATACATCCACTTCCTCTCCATCTCCTATAATAGAAGTAGAAACATCCCCAACTCCTACCCAAACTCAAACTACCCCTAAGCAAAGAAACGTTAAAGTTTTTTTTCCCAAGCAACCTCAAAGTAATCAGGATTTTAGCTATGTGGAACCTGTAGCCAGAAGCACTACTAGTCGTGCAGTGGCTACTTTTGCCATTGAACAGTTGATTATTGGTCCGACCACAGCAGAAACTAAAATTGGTTTCACCGAAGCACTACAACTTAAAGGTAGCTCCAACTGTGGTAAAGATTTTACTCTCTCTATTGCAGCAGAAACCGCCACCCTCAAGTTTTGCCGTGCCATTCCTTCCCCTGGAGTAGGCTATGATGCTAGAGCTACCAGTGCTATTGAATCTACCCTCAAACAGTTCTCAACTATCAAATCGGTAGTTATCCTCAACAAAGAGGGCAATTGTGTTGGGGACTTAAGTGGTGAAAACCTTTGCAAGAAGTAG
- a CDS encoding Uma2 family endonuclease, whose amino-acid sequence MIAQLDTPQMSPQDYLAWEAEQLARYGYIDGQIYAMTGGTIPHNQVAVNLVALIKPHLRGKQSKTLSSDAKVGITEQGPFHYPDVSVTCDHRDRTARDYIRYPCLIVEVLSSTTEAFDRGQKFRHYRHIETLREYVLIDPDQMSVECYRLNENQRWELYHYATSPDRPEDCQVELTSIELAFPINLLYEDIDQLDNS is encoded by the coding sequence ATGATTGCTCAACTTGACACTCCCCAAATGTCCCCCCAGGACTATTTAGCTTGGGAAGCAGAGCAACTTGCCCGCTACGGCTATATTGACGGTCAGATCTATGCCATGACTGGGGGCACCATCCCCCATAACCAAGTAGCTGTAAATCTAGTGGCTTTAATCAAACCCCACCTGCGGGGTAAACAATCTAAAACCTTGAGCAGCGATGCCAAAGTTGGGATTACAGAACAAGGTCCTTTTCACTATCCAGACGTATCCGTTACCTGTGATCACAGAGACCGCACTGCCCGGGATTATATTCGTTATCCCTGTCTAATTGTAGAAGTGCTCTCTAGCACCACAGAAGCCTTTGACCGTGGCCAAAAATTTAGACACTATCGCCACATTGAAACATTACGAGAATATGTTTTGATTGACCCGGATCAAATGAGCGTAGAATGCTATCGATTAAACGAAAACCAGAGATGGGAACTGTACCATTATGCTACTAGCCCTGATCGCCCAGAGGATTGTCAAGTTGAACTTACCAGCATTGAGCTAGCATTTCCCATTAACTTACTTTACGAAGACATTGACCAACTCGATAACAGCTAA
- a CDS encoding Rpn family recombination-promoting nuclease/putative transposase: MRFINPKTDYAFKKIFGSAESKDILISFLNALIYDGNSTIEDLEIINPNLPPKVEGLKDTYLDVKAKLNDGTLVIIEMQVLNVQSFGKRVLFNAAKTYAFQLQKGEGYRMLKPVIALTLTDFEMFVDRHHFTSRFVYREVSDGSVYPENDIELVFVELPKFTKELPELETITDKWIYFIKSARSLASIPENMDNIPELQRAFEIANQANLTPTELEDLERREMFIYDQQGAVALGREEGREQGLQEGRLEGKTEEKRIIAQKLLTVLDDEAIAATTGLSLEVVRELRETMNEP, encoded by the coding sequence ATGAGATTTATCAATCCCAAAACTGACTACGCCTTCAAGAAAATATTTGGTTCCGCCGAAAGCAAAGACATTCTGATTAGTTTTCTCAATGCCTTGATTTATGACGGTAACTCTACCATTGAAGACTTAGAAATTATCAATCCCAACTTACCGCCGAAAGTTGAGGGCTTAAAAGATACTTACCTTGATGTCAAAGCTAAACTGAATGATGGTACCTTGGTCATCATCGAAATGCAAGTGTTAAATGTGCAATCCTTTGGTAAAAGAGTATTGTTCAACGCTGCGAAAACCTACGCCTTTCAACTACAAAAGGGAGAGGGTTACCGCATGCTAAAACCAGTCATAGCTCTCACCCTGACCGATTTTGAGATGTTCGTAGATCGCCATCATTTTACCTCTCGCTTCGTTTATCGAGAAGTATCTGATGGGTCGGTGTATCCCGAAAACGATATCGAACTGGTGTTCGTTGAGCTACCAAAGTTTACCAAAGAACTCCCAGAACTCGAAACCATTACCGATAAATGGATTTACTTTATCAAATCTGCGCGATCGCTTGCCTCCATCCCTGAAAATATGGACAATATTCCGGAATTACAACGAGCCTTTGAAATTGCCAATCAAGCCAACTTAACTCCCACTGAACTTGAAGATTTGGAACGTCGAGAAATGTTTATCTACGATCAGCAGGGAGCAGTTGCTCTTGGTCGGGAAGAAGGTCGGGAGCAAGGTCTTCAAGAAGGTAGGCTGGAAGGGAAAACAGAAGAAAAACGCATTATTGCTCAAAAATTACTCACTGTACTAGATGACGAAGCGATCGCGGCAACAACAGGATTGAGTCTAGAAGTAGTTCGAGAGCTGCGCGAGACAATGAATGAACCATGA
- a CDS encoding ATP-binding protein, whose product MVYPMFDDLLSALERLNKRLEQAVIKAEAVYGSQAATDPYRGLRIDRDQVKQLLNREPGIPLFAVDAEKTESDQTNNTPLNWLKQTFGLSEFDLDVMLIALAPEIDLSYERLYAYLQDDVTRRRPSIDLALNLLCPSAEAKLLQRVHFAPDAPLIKHGLLHLIPDPHQLKPPILSYYLKLDDQLIHSLLKQKSLEPRLESWCQLIDSPAVEDKLPIRDDIKHILPKLIKHAQNTSQPLHLYFSGLYSTEKRRGAIALAAQLNKQLLIADLAQALAIKEEFDQLLKLLFREACFHDAILYLESLESLDALQTKEQHLLYKSLLDRLTEAKGVVILSGTQSLVPKFTNLNGVITLPFATPDFSQRRVYWQATLETKEIVLSDRDLDTLANRFTLSSAQIVGALTTACNQALWRAAAEFEELPLNSTIKPTLNDLLAAARDQSGSNLTELARKLNPKYSWQDIILPPDQLAQLKEICNQAKYRHIVYEKWGFHRKLSIGKGLNVLFSGPPGTGKTMAAEVIANELQLELYKIDLSQVVSKYIGETEKNLNRIFMAAETANAILLFDEADALFGKRSEVRDAHDRYANIEVGYLLQKMEEYEGISILTTNLRQNLDEAFVRRLAFTVHFPSPDEASRRRIWEGIWTEEIPLSADVDFEFLARQFKLSGGNIKNIALAAAFLAAEAGSGVMMEHLLQGTRREYQKMGKVWSDGMRSLK is encoded by the coding sequence ATGGTATATCCCATGTTCGACGATCTACTCTCAGCCTTAGAAAGACTAAATAAACGACTAGAACAAGCAGTAATAAAAGCAGAAGCTGTCTACGGTTCTCAAGCAGCTACTGACCCTTATCGAGGTCTTCGTATTGATCGCGATCAGGTCAAGCAACTCCTAAATCGTGAACCAGGGATACCTTTGTTTGCAGTAGATGCAGAAAAAACTGAGTCTGATCAGACTAACAATACACCATTAAACTGGCTGAAACAGACTTTCGGTTTGTCTGAATTTGATTTAGACGTGATGTTGATTGCCCTGGCTCCAGAAATTGATTTAAGTTACGAGCGTCTGTATGCCTATCTCCAGGATGATGTCACTCGCAGGCGACCTAGTATTGATTTAGCCTTAAATTTACTATGTCCCTCTGCTGAAGCCAAGCTGTTGCAACGAGTTCATTTTGCTCCTGACGCACCCTTAATCAAACATGGCTTACTTCACTTAATTCCTGACCCTCATCAGCTTAAACCACCAATATTATCCTATTATCTCAAGCTAGATGATCAGCTTATCCATTCTCTGTTAAAACAAAAGAGTCTTGAACCGCGTTTAGAATCTTGGTGTCAATTGATAGATAGTCCTGCTGTTGAGGACAAGTTACCGATTAGGGATGACATTAAACACATACTTCCTAAGTTAATCAAACACGCTCAAAATACCAGCCAGCCTCTACATCTGTACTTCTCTGGTTTATATTCTACTGAAAAACGCCGTGGAGCGATCGCCCTTGCCGCTCAACTGAACAAGCAGTTATTGATTGCGGATTTAGCTCAAGCTTTAGCAATTAAGGAAGAGTTTGACCAACTGCTAAAATTGCTATTTCGTGAAGCCTGTTTTCACGATGCTATCCTCTATCTAGAAAGTCTGGAAAGTTTAGATGCACTACAGACCAAAGAGCAGCATCTGTTATATAAAAGCTTACTTGACAGACTAACTGAGGCAAAAGGTGTGGTAATCTTATCTGGAACACAGTCGTTGGTGCCAAAGTTTACCAATCTCAACGGTGTGATTACTTTACCTTTTGCTACACCGGATTTTTCCCAACGGCGCGTTTACTGGCAAGCTACTTTAGAAACTAAAGAAATTGTACTTAGCGATCGCGACTTGGATACCCTCGCCAATCGTTTTACCTTGAGTTCAGCTCAAATAGTAGGAGCATTGACAACTGCTTGTAATCAGGCTTTGTGGCGTGCTGCTGCCGAATTTGAGGAATTGCCATTAAACAGTACAATTAAGCCAACCTTAAATGACTTATTAGCAGCGGCTCGTGACCAATCTGGTAGCAATTTAACTGAATTAGCCCGCAAACTTAATCCTAAGTATAGTTGGCAAGACATTATCTTACCCCCCGATCAACTCGCTCAGCTCAAAGAAATTTGTAATCAAGCCAAATATCGTCATATTGTCTATGAGAAATGGGGCTTTCACCGCAAGCTATCCATTGGCAAAGGATTAAATGTACTATTTTCAGGTCCACCAGGCACAGGTAAGACCATGGCGGCGGAAGTGATTGCTAATGAACTACAGCTTGAGCTATACAAAATTGATTTATCCCAAGTTGTCAGTAAGTACATTGGCGAGACTGAGAAAAATCTGAACCGCATTTTTATGGCTGCGGAAACAGCTAACGCTATCCTCCTGTTTGATGAAGCAGATGCTCTGTTTGGCAAACGCTCTGAAGTTCGAGATGCTCATGACCGCTACGCCAATATTGAAGTTGGGTATCTGTTGCAGAAGATGGAGGAATATGAGGGGATATCAATTTTGACAACAAATTTGCGCCAAAATTTAGACGAGGCATTTGTGCGTAGGTTAGCCTTTACAGTACACTTTCCCTCACCAGATGAAGCTAGTCGTCGGCGCATTTGGGAAGGAATTTGGACGGAGGAAATCCCCTTGTCAGCAGATGTAGATTTTGAGTTTTTGGCACGACAGTTCAAATTGAGTGGAGGGAATATTAAGAATATTGCCCTAGCAGCAGCTTTTCTAGCAGCTGAAGCAGGTAGTGGAGTGATGATGGAACATCTGTTACAGGGCACTCGCCGGGAGTATCAGAAGATGGGTAAGGTCTGGAGTGATGGAATGCGATCGCTTAAATAA